A region of Kribbella sp. NBC_01245 DNA encodes the following proteins:
- a CDS encoding VOC family protein: MSPSGTRRRAFPVLYVSNVRRSVAFYTKLGYEPVYQFPLEGDPHYVGLELGGESSLGIADYNWPEAQLGVTVGTAPRFELFVYVEDVEAEVAKMREAGYEIMQAPANMPWGERQAYVADPDRNPVALATPI, translated from the coding sequence ATGAGTCCGTCTGGCACTAGACGCAGGGCGTTTCCGGTGCTCTACGTGAGTAACGTGAGGCGCTCTGTGGCGTTCTACACCAAACTGGGCTACGAGCCGGTCTACCAGTTCCCACTGGAGGGCGACCCGCACTACGTCGGCCTGGAGCTGGGTGGCGAATCGTCACTCGGTATCGCCGACTACAACTGGCCTGAGGCCCAACTGGGCGTCACGGTCGGTACGGCGCCTCGCTTCGAGCTGTTCGTGTACGTGGAGGACGTCGAGGCCGAGGTCGCCAAGATGCGCGAGGCCGGCTACGAGATCATGCAGGCCCCCGCGAACATGCCGTGGGGCGAGCGCCAGGCGTACGTCGCCGACCCCGACCGCAACCCGGTCGCCCTCGCCACACCGATCTAA
- the hemQ gene encoding hydrogen peroxide-dependent heme synthase — MTETAEGTAKPKARELNDVIRYTMWSVFRLHSPLGDVDRGVLATGVRKAIESVADDDVVIRGWYDVAGFRADADFMVWWHAPTPDALQKAFHKLRRTSLGRSLTPVWSQMALHRPAEFNKSHIPAFLADETPRDYICVYPFVRSYEWYLLPDEERRFMLAEHGKMARSYPDVRANTVASFALGDYEWMLAFEADELHRMVDLMRDLRASTARRHVREEVPFYTGKRTELIELIANLA, encoded by the coding sequence GTGACCGAGACCGCAGAAGGCACCGCCAAACCGAAGGCCCGCGAGCTGAACGACGTCATCCGCTACACGATGTGGTCGGTCTTCCGGCTGCACTCGCCACTCGGCGACGTGGATCGCGGTGTGCTCGCCACCGGCGTTCGCAAGGCGATCGAGTCGGTCGCGGACGACGACGTGGTGATCCGCGGCTGGTACGACGTGGCCGGCTTCCGGGCCGACGCGGACTTCATGGTCTGGTGGCACGCCCCGACCCCGGACGCGTTGCAGAAGGCGTTCCACAAGCTCCGCCGTACGTCGCTCGGTCGCAGCCTGACGCCCGTCTGGTCGCAGATGGCGTTGCACCGTCCGGCCGAGTTCAACAAGAGCCACATCCCGGCGTTCCTCGCCGACGAGACGCCGCGCGACTACATCTGCGTCTACCCGTTCGTGCGGTCCTACGAGTGGTACCTGCTGCCCGACGAGGAGCGGCGCTTCATGCTGGCCGAGCACGGCAAGATGGCTCGCAGCTACCCGGACGTCCGGGCCAACACGGTCGCGTCGTTCGCGCTCGGCGACTACGAGTGGATGCTGGCGTTCGAGGCCGACGAGCTGCACCGGATGGTCGACCTGATGCGCGACCTGCGCGCCTCCACCGCCCGTCGCCACGTGCGCGAGGAAGTCCCCTTCTACACCGGCAAGCGAACCGAGCTGATCGAGCTGATCGCCAACCTCGCATGA
- the hemG gene encoding protoporphyrinogen oxidase — translation MTTPHVVIVGGGISGLAAAHALATGVTPPRITVLEGSPRLGGKLAGDVLEGIPVDLGAESVLARRPEAVDLIKAVGLTDDVVHPATTKAGLWIADGIHAIPPTVMGVPTDARAVADVLGPSAAARVAAEVDLPAPALTEDVSIGRYVAERMGQSVTDKLVDPLLGGVYAGRADEISLAAAVPELFARLAEAPSLLAATAAMQGGAKKPGPVFAGIRGGVHRLITALEDDLTARGVTISTKQTVRRISRTASGFALETGPAVAPVLVEADAVIVATPALPTSRMLTDLVPSASAELATVDYASMAIVTLAVRREAWPEAASGSGFLVPSVEGRTIKASTYSHAKWEWSGEAGGDLVVLRASVGRLGEEYVLQRSDEELVALAAADLRNAIGLTTPVVGSLVTRWGGALPQYSVGHLDRVDRVERAVAAVPGLAVCGAAYQGVGIAACVASGTRAATRVRDHLGPLVRMNG, via the coding sequence ATGACCACGCCTCACGTAGTCATCGTTGGCGGTGGGATCAGCGGTCTCGCGGCGGCGCACGCGCTCGCGACCGGGGTCACCCCGCCCCGGATCACCGTGCTGGAGGGATCGCCTCGGCTCGGCGGCAAGCTCGCGGGTGACGTGCTCGAGGGGATTCCGGTCGACCTCGGCGCCGAGTCGGTGCTGGCCCGGCGCCCCGAGGCGGTCGACCTGATCAAGGCCGTTGGTCTGACGGATGACGTGGTTCATCCGGCGACGACCAAGGCCGGGTTGTGGATCGCGGACGGCATTCACGCCATTCCGCCGACCGTGATGGGCGTGCCGACCGACGCGCGCGCGGTGGCCGACGTGCTCGGCCCTTCGGCCGCGGCCCGCGTCGCTGCCGAGGTGGATCTGCCGGCGCCCGCGTTGACCGAGGACGTGTCGATCGGGCGGTACGTCGCTGAGCGGATGGGCCAGTCCGTCACCGACAAGCTGGTCGATCCGTTGCTCGGCGGGGTGTACGCCGGACGCGCGGACGAGATCTCGCTCGCGGCCGCCGTGCCCGAGTTGTTCGCGCGGCTGGCCGAGGCGCCGTCGCTGCTGGCCGCGACTGCCGCCATGCAGGGGGGCGCTAAAAAGCCTGGCCCAGTTTTCGCCGGGATCCGTGGCGGCGTCCATCGGCTCATCACGGCACTCGAGGACGACCTCACCGCCCGAGGCGTGACGATCTCGACCAAGCAGACCGTGCGACGTATCTCGCGCACTGCCAGCGGATTCGCCCTAGAAACGGGCCCAGCCGTTGCGCCCGTACTGGTCGAGGCTGACGCCGTAATCGTCGCCACACCTGCTCTACCGACTAGCCGGATGCTTACCGACCTAGTGCCGTCTGCAAGCGCCGAGCTGGCCACTGTCGACTACGCGAGCATGGCGATCGTCACCCTTGCCGTACGGCGTGAGGCCTGGCCGGAGGCTGCGAGTGGTTCCGGGTTCCTAGTGCCGTCGGTGGAGGGCCGCACGATCAAGGCCTCGACGTACAGCCATGCCAAGTGGGAGTGGAGCGGTGAAGCCGGGGGAGACCTCGTAGTCCTCCGAGCTTCTGTCGGCCGCCTTGGCGAGGAGTACGTCCTACAGCGGTCTGACGAAGAGCTAGTCGCACTAGCCGCGGCAGACCTCCGCAACGCGATTGGGCTGACTACACCCGTCGTAGGTTCTCTGGTTACCCGGTGGGGCGGTGCGCTGCCGCAGTACTCCGTAGGCCACCTAGACCGCGTCGACCGGGTGGAGCGGGCAGTGGCGGCAGTGCCGGGATTAGCCGTCTGTGGAGCGGCGTACCAGGGTGTAGGCATCGCCGCGTGTGTGGCGTCAGGCACGCGTGCAGCGACCCGGGTGCGCGACCACCTTGGGCCGTTGGTCAGAATGAACGGGTGA